A stretch of DNA from Apis cerana isolate GH-2021 linkage group LG8, AcerK_1.0, whole genome shotgun sequence:
aaaatctgaaattttaatatagccATGTGatagatcaaaaaaattttatatattgcttaTACCGCGCAATTTTGTAATCACGTGtgatatttctaaaaacattttttattctaatagttaatataatattacaattacatattataattatatattaatatattaatataataatataattttttttaaatgcaatgaaattatgaattttgttttatttaaattgctatttcattatttatttaaataaagttataaataaatattgtaaataaatatattatgatatacattatatttttttcattaaattatttattattttttatttattaatttttgtttttttcacaaaaaattatatttaattttttgcataatattatatttaattaagacatatacatatatttcattatttatttattttatttatttcatcaattagataaatataatattaattaataatatttttccaattctatattttttaaattataaaaaaaatttttaacttttttgtaaaaataaaatataaatattatttcagttgcaaattttttatattttaggagAAGTATATGTATTAGATGATGGTGGAGAAGTAGATCTTGATTTAGGAAATTATGAGCgttttttagatattacttTACATAGAGACAATAATATCACAAcaggaaaaatttatcaacatGTAATATCAAAGGAAAGACATGGTGATTATTTGGGAAAAACTGTTCAaggtatatataagaaaatttgtttaaatattattttaaaaattaaattataaatcactttaataaataataagttttttttatttttttatagtaatacCTCATATAACAGATGCTATTCAAGAATGGGTTGAAAGAGTTGCAAAGCAATCAGTAACAAAAGATGGTGATAAACCAGATGTAATTTAATACTTGGatataatacttaaatttaaaaaaaattctttaaataatataaaattaatcaaaattttgttttttataggTTTGCATTGTTGAATTAGGTGGAACTATAGGAGATATTGAAGGAATGCCATTTGTAGAAGCTTTTagacaatttcaatttagagtaaaaaaagaaaatttttgctgTGCACATGTATCTTTAGTGCCACAAGtatgaaattgtttttaatattttaacttttttcattatccTAGATCTTGACTTTGAATTTGTGCCAAGTTAGTTTAttcttaacttttaaaattaaaattatataacttttatttataaagacttatagctatatttataattaatttataaattatatttataactgaaaaagaaaaataataaaaaaaatttttaatattacatatcctTTTTTTAGCCAAGATCTACAGGAGAACCAAAAACAAAACCAACTCAGTCCAGTGTAAGAGAATTACGTGGATTAGGTTTGTCTCCTGATCTCATAGTTTGCAGATCTGAACAACCAATAGGCGAttgtgtaaaagaaaaaatttcaaatttttgtcatGTTGCTCCAGAACaagtattttttcaattctttaattttaataaaatcttgaaagaaataattataaatctaataaaagtttatatttgttaGGTCATAACTATACATGATTTGTCATCTATATATCGTGTTCCTTTATTGATGGAATCTCAAGGtgtaatcgaatttttaaatgataggctacaattaaatattggaatGCCACGCCCTCGATATTTTATGCGAAAATGGAGAGATTTGGCAGATCGTATTGATCATTTACGAAAAGAAGTAAATATTGCATTAGTaggaaaatatacaaaattagaaGATTCTTATGCATCAGTTACGAAAGCATTACAACATGCTTGTATTCAAGTTGGttataaacttaaattaacAGTAAAGTAtcaagtatttattttgttaaatttattattatgacaatattatatttatctaattatttttactaaaataattttagtatataGAAGCTGATAATTTAGAACAAAGTACGAAAACAATAGATCCTGTATTATATCATGAAGCTTGGCAACAACTTTGTAAAAGCaagtaagttatttttttttgttattaatatattaattatacgttacagaattatgttttatttatttttaattatatttttggacTTTATCTTTTTAGTGGTGTTGTTGTACCAGGTGGTTTTGGTAAAAGAGGTATGCAAGGAAAAATGGAAGCATGTAAATGGTGTAGAACAAACGATAAACCATTCCTAGGTATTTGTTTGGGATTACAAGTAGCAGTAGTTGAATTCGCAaggaatgttttaaatatagaatctgCAAATAGCATGGAAATTGATCCAGAAACAGATCATCCTCTTGTTATAGATATGCCTGAATATAATCCAAAACAAATGGGTGGAACTATGAGACTTGGAAAAAGATATACTCGgtttacagaaaataattctgttataagttaataat
This window harbors:
- the LOC107997124 gene encoding CTP synthase, whose translation is MKYILVTGGVISGVGKGVIASSFGTILKHCGIHVTSIKIDPYINIDAGTFSPYEHGEVYVLDDGGEVDLDLGNYERFLDITLHRDNNITTGKIYQHVISKERHGDYLGKTVQVIPHITDAIQEWVERVAKQSVTKDGDKPDVCIVELGGTIGDIEGMPFVEAFRQFQFRVKKENFCCAHVSLVPQPRSTGEPKTKPTQSSVRELRGLGLSPDLIVCRSEQPIGDCVKEKISNFCHVAPEQVITIHDLSSIYRVPLLMESQGVIEFLNDRLQLNIGMPRPRYFMRKWRDLADRIDHLRKEVNIALVGKYTKLEDSYASVTKALQHACIQVGYKLKLTYIEADNLEQSTKTIDPVLYHEAWQQLCKSNGVVVPGGFGKRGMQGKMEACKWCRTNDKPFLGICLGLQVAVVEFARNVLNIESANSMEIDPETDHPLVIDMPEYNPKQMGGTMRLGKRYTRFTENNSVIKQLYGNKDFIEERHRHRYEINPKYINDLEEAGLKFVGHDEENLRMEIAELEGHSYYVATQFHPEYLSRPLKPSPPFLGLILASVGKLKQYLVKGCKFSPQAISDNESDNECLVDSIAKQQTVSETSMSGSTTSYNDLIE